GACTACTTCTCGCCGTTAGACCGTTAAAGCAAAGTAAAGACTGGACTTTTCCCGTCAAACCCCAAGGTTTAGCCTTCTTAAATCAAGTCGGCTTATACAATAGCTATACCCTAGCACATCTGAAACAAGACGTCAACCGTCGCCTTTGTCTTTCCCCCATTCCCACCATCTAATGAGACTTAAACAATTAGGCCGAACAATAGCTATAGCCTTTATCTGTTAAAGTGGAATAGACAATAGAAACACACTAGCATTGCCTTCATCTTTTCTTCGTTAAGTTAAATTGCCACTTTGATTGCCACAATCCCTTGATTGCCACTAAGTTAAACCTCCATTTGTATTATATCAGTTTTAAAACCGTTTCCAAAGTGTTGGTAAGATTTATAATGCTATAATGTTGTAGACAGCGTTGGCGGGCTAATTCTCCTCTTTGTAATGCCAAGTCGTAATTAGCAAAAATCTCGTTGACGGCGTTGGCAATGGCTTCTGGGGATTGGGGAGATACTAAAAAACCAGTTTCCCTCAGGAT
The nucleotide sequence above comes from Geminocystis sp. M7585_C2015_104. Encoded proteins:
- a CDS encoding glycosyltransferase family 4 protein, with translation RWLVTIKPQAFDEMARVISLSHIIVFTPHDLITNQAKCPLEVIEAMAMAKPVLASAVGETPAILRETGFLVSPQSPEAIANAVNEIFANYDLALQRGELARQRCLQHYSIINLTNTLETVLKLI